In the genome of Planctomycetia bacterium, one region contains:
- a CDS encoding ATP-grasp domain-containing protein, with translation MKLLIYEHACAQSASANLPESVRREGRAMFDAVWEDAQQLHGWEPVAVSDSSTGFTERLYETARKADCALIIAPEFDGILQACVKSVEDACCPLLGPNSEAIRFTADKWNLYQHWQMHHVLTPMTWLPDSPLIQPGKFLRKHRYGAGSLDIAWWNGEQLGSDAILQEYHPGQAVSAALLIAPDGEITPLPPCKQHISTDGRFRYLGGELVQDEMLQQRTINIACQAVANIPGLNGYVGIDAVLGEDQDVAIEINPRLTTSYLWLRHAVTENLLEEIIARIIYCERI, from the coding sequence ATGAAGCTTTTAATCTACGAACATGCCTGTGCTCAATCTGCTTCAGCCAACTTGCCCGAATCAGTGCGGCGGGAAGGCCGAGCCATGTTCGATGCAGTATGGGAAGATGCCCAGCAACTTCATGGCTGGGAACCGGTTGCGGTTTCTGACTCATCAACCGGCTTCACGGAAAGATTGTATGAAACTGCTCGAAAAGCCGATTGCGCCTTAATCATTGCTCCAGAATTTGATGGCATCCTCCAAGCATGTGTTAAAAGTGTTGAAGATGCATGTTGCCCACTTCTTGGCCCCAATTCGGAAGCCATTCGATTCACTGCAGACAAATGGAACCTCTACCAGCATTGGCAAATGCATCATGTTTTGACTCCAATGACCTGGTTGCCTGACTCTCCACTCATTCAGCCAGGCAAATTCCTTCGCAAACACCGCTACGGTGCCGGTTCACTCGACATCGCCTGGTGGAACGGCGAACAACTCGGATCAGATGCAATCCTTCAGGAATACCATCCGGGGCAGGCCGTCAGCGCAGCATTGCTCATAGCACCCGATGGCGAAATCACCCCACTGCCCCCCTGCAAGCAACATATTTCTACTGATGGTAGATTTCGCTACCTCGGAGGCGAGTTGGTGCAGGATGAAATGCTGCAACAACGAACCATCAACATTGCCTGCCAGGCTGTTGCTAACATCCCCGGTCTGAATGGTTACGTCGGCATTGATGCAGTTTTGGGAGAAGATCAGGATGTAGCCATCGAAATAAATCCGCGACTGACGACAAGTTATCTATGGTTGCGGCATGCCGTTACGGAGAATTTGCTGGAGGAGATAATCGCAAGAATTATTTATTGCGAAAGAATATGA
- a CDS encoding nucleotidyltransferase family protein: protein MSKAIELQPVTWERMMRAVEKVRERLLRATQALEQAGIPYAVVGGNAVAAWVSRVDESAVRNTADVDLLINRSDLSAVTMALEQAGFRYRHGAGIHMFLDGPNAKARDAVHVLFAGEKVRQEYVSTSPLVTESVTAQLANFKHIDLEALTRMKLNSFRDKDRMHLRDLISVGLLDQSWPARFEPPLAARLQELLDNPED, encoded by the coding sequence ATGAGCAAGGCTATTGAATTGCAGCCGGTGACCTGGGAAAGGATGATGCGTGCCGTGGAGAAAGTGCGCGAGAGATTATTGCGTGCAACACAAGCACTGGAACAGGCTGGTATTCCGTATGCCGTGGTTGGTGGCAACGCTGTAGCAGCCTGGGTATCGCGGGTGGATGAATCTGCGGTACGTAATACTGCGGATGTCGATTTACTTATCAATCGTTCGGATCTTTCAGCCGTAACCATGGCACTGGAGCAAGCCGGCTTTCGCTATCGTCATGGCGCAGGCATTCATATGTTTCTCGATGGCCCCAATGCCAAAGCGCGTGATGCTGTGCATGTACTGTTTGCTGGTGAGAAAGTACGGCAAGAATATGTAAGTACAAGTCCGCTGGTTACTGAATCGGTCACCGCACAACTTGCCAATTTCAAGCACATTGATTTAGAAGCACTTACAAGAATGAAACTGAACTCGTTCAGAGATAAGGATCGAATGCATCTACGTGATTTAATTTCGGTCGGCTTACTAGATCAATCGTGGCCTGCACGGTTCGAACCGCCCTTGGCTGCCCGGCTGCAGGAACTGCTGGATAATCCCGAAGACTAA
- a CDS encoding NAD(P)/FAD-dependent oxidoreductase, with amino-acid sequence MTNVWDVIVIGAGAAGLIGATRAAEGGKRVLLLEKAPKPGVKILMSGGTRCNLTHATDRKGIISAFPDYQGKFLHSPLAALSPQDLIHYVESEGIELKTESTGKIFPASDSAVDIQHGFVKRLNRSGAILQLREAVQKLIQLNDAQHWQVQTTQQDYTCKRLMITTGGQSYPGCGTTGDAYAWLSELGHTIVPPRPALVPFTWQIPWAQALQGITLPDTIVAMIDTTQSGRKQILHTARSSFLFTHLGCSGPAALNVSRAYTGHPHPKQLRLRCDWLPDDTDAALQQWLLQEANAGGKRQVATLLGQKLPHRLVEALMQQAQVPMDRKMSELNKSERTNVLRWIKSTEFVLQGTLGFPKAEVTAGGVHLKEVDSSTMRSKIVPNLWLAGEVLDIDGPIGGYNFQAAFSTGWLAGRSMSED; translated from the coding sequence ATGACGAATGTCTGGGATGTCATAGTGATCGGAGCAGGCGCTGCCGGCCTGATTGGCGCTACCCGTGCCGCAGAAGGTGGCAAACGGGTGCTGCTTCTGGAAAAGGCGCCCAAGCCTGGTGTCAAGATTCTGATGTCGGGAGGCACCCGCTGCAACCTGACGCATGCTACCGACCGTAAAGGCATCATCTCCGCCTTCCCCGATTATCAGGGCAAATTCCTGCATTCGCCGCTGGCCGCCCTCAGCCCGCAGGATCTGATTCATTACGTGGAGTCAGAGGGGATAGAACTCAAGACTGAGTCCACAGGCAAGATATTCCCTGCCAGCGATAGTGCTGTCGATATCCAGCATGGATTTGTGAAACGTCTAAATCGCAGTGGCGCAATACTTCAACTAAGGGAAGCGGTTCAAAAACTCATTCAGTTAAACGATGCACAGCATTGGCAGGTCCAAACCACGCAACAGGATTATACCTGCAAGCGATTGATGATAACCACCGGTGGGCAATCGTACCCTGGCTGTGGCACCACCGGCGATGCATATGCCTGGCTCAGTGAACTGGGACACACGATTGTGCCACCCCGCCCTGCTCTCGTGCCTTTCACCTGGCAGATACCGTGGGCGCAGGCTCTGCAGGGCATCACGTTGCCAGATACGATAGTAGCCATGATCGACACTACGCAATCGGGCAGAAAGCAGATTCTGCACACAGCCCGTTCATCGTTTCTCTTCACGCATCTGGGCTGTTCCGGCCCTGCAGCACTGAATGTGAGCCGGGCTTACACAGGCCATCCGCATCCTAAACAGTTGCGTCTGCGATGCGACTGGCTGCCTGACGACACCGATGCAGCGTTACAGCAATGGCTTCTGCAGGAAGCAAACGCTGGTGGCAAACGGCAGGTAGCAACTCTTTTGGGACAAAAGTTGCCACACCGCCTGGTCGAAGCCCTGATGCAGCAGGCCCAGGTGCCGATGGATAGAAAAATGTCTGAACTCAACAAATCGGAACGTACCAATGTGCTGAGATGGATCAAATCAACCGAGTTCGTCTTGCAAGGCACATTGGGATTCCCCAAAGCGGAGGTCACAGCAGGCGGAGTACATTTGAAAGAAGTCGATTCAAGCACCATGCGAAGTAAGATCGTACCAAACCTCTGGCTGGCAGGGGAAGTTCTCGATATTGATGGCCCGATTGGCGGGTACAACTTCCAGGCAGCATTCAGCACAGGCTGGCTGGCAGGACGTTCGATGAGTGAAGATTAG